The Salmo salar chromosome ssa02, Ssal_v3.1, whole genome shotgun sequence genome segment aggcccgtggtacacacacacaggcccgtggtacacacacaggcctgtggtacacacacacacacacacacacacacacacacacaggcccgtggtacacacacacacaggcccgtggtacacacacacacaggcccgtggtacacacacacacacacaggcccgtggtacacacacacacacacacaggcccgtggtacacacacacacacacaggcccgtggtacacacacacacacacacacacacacacacacaggcccgtggtacacacacacacacacacacacacacacacacacacacacacacacacacacgcccgtggtacacacacacacacacacacacacacacacaggcccgtggtacacacacacacacacacacacacacaggcccgtggtacacacacacacacacacacacacacacaggcccgtggtacacacacacaggcccgtggtacacacacacaggcccgtggtacacacacacaggcccgtggtacacacacaggcctgtggtacacacacacacacacacacacacacacacacaggcccgtggtacacacacacacaggcccgtggtacacacacacacaggcccgtggtacacacacacacaggcccgtggtacacacacacacacacaggcctgtggtacacacacacacacacaggcccgtggtacacacacacacacacacacacacacacacacacacacacacacacacacacacaggcccgtggtgtacacacacacacacacacacacacacacacacacacacacacacacacacacacaggcccgtggtacacacacacacacacacacacacacacacacacacacacacacacacacacacacacacacacacacacacaggcccgtggtacacacacacacacacacacacacacacacaggcccgtggtacacacacacacacacacacacacacacacaggcccgtggtacacacacacacacacacacacacacaggcctgtggtacacacacacacacacacacacacacacacacacacacacacacaggcctgtggTACACACATTACAGAGAGAGGATGACACACATACTGCGAGATCCACACATTGTACTTTCCTCAGgctgaatcctaacttgagaAACGTAACTTGTTGGGTTTAGTGTAAATCCTACCATGGCTGGTAATCATGTGACGGTAGGACAGGAGGAGGACGGAGCAGGCTGTAGGGTTGTGTGGGGTGATGGGTCTGCTGTGTGGAAGGGGAGAGCTTCCTCCATATCTATTCCATTAGAGGtgtcggcaggcaggcaggcaggtctgctctctctccctgtcctgtagtCACTATCCCCTCCCTGAGACCAGCTGTTatacacactgtctgtcccaTGTTAATGACAtcaggctctctctccctgtcctgtagtTATGACATGGTGCACTACGGCCACTCCAACCAGCTGAGACAGGCTAAGGCCATGGGAGATTACCTCATCGTTGGAGTACATACAGATGGTACACACACggacacggagacacacacacggacacacacacacgggcacacacaggcacacacggagacacacggaCGGACACACGCGTATTAATCATAAGTATCTCATTCTCTGCTCTGTTTCTTCACTTgtctctctgttcccctctcgacaacagtacagtaatatacagtcacttcccttctctctctccctccagaagagATCTCGAAGCACAAGGGTCCTCCTGTCTTCACCCAGGCAGAGAGGTAAGAAAATCACTGCATTTCATTTTCATgtaaatggacaataaagttttGGTATGGTATgtaaatggacaataaagttttGGTATGGTATgtaaatggacaataaagttttGGTATGGTATgtaaatggacaataaagttttGGTATGGTATgtaaatggacaataaagttgtgGAATGGTGTTGTAGGTATAAGATGGTGCAGGCTATCAAGTGGGTGGATGAGATCGTAGAGGGTGCCCCCTATGTcaccacactggacacactggACAAATACAACAGTGACTTCTGCGTCCACGGAGGTAAGGGGAGCGGGAGGTAGGGGGAGTGGGGGGGGAGTGGGAGCGGCTGGTAGAGGGAGCGGGGGAGCGGCTGGTAGCGGGGGCGGCTGGTAGGGGAGCGGCGGGTAGAGGGAGCGGGGGGTAGAGGGAGCGGGGGGGTCGGGTGGGGGGCGGCTGGTAGAGGGAGCGGGGGGGCGGGTGGTAGAGGGAGCGGGGTGGGGAGCGGCTGGTAGAGGGGGGGAGCGGCTGGTAGAGGGAGCGGCTGGtagcggggggggggggcggcTGGTAGGGGGAGCGGCTGGTAGAGGGAGCGGGGGGGGTCGGGTGGTAGGGGGAGTGGGGGCGGCTGGTAGAGGGAGCGGGAGGTAAGGGGGAGCGGGGGAGAAGGGGGGGCGGGAGGTAAGGGGAGCAAGGGGTGGGGGGGCCTGACTGAGACCGATTTGTTACTTTTTTAAAGGAGAACAGGGACTCATCCTCCTCccatatttctgtgtttatttagACAGTTGAATGTACATCCCAGGCAACAACGTTGTCCTTGTGTACCTTAGATGACATCACTCTGACGGTGGACGGTAAGGACACGTATgcggaggtgaagagagagggccGGTACCGGGAGTGTAGACGGACCCAGGGGGTCTCCACCACAGACCTGGTGGGCCGCATGCTGCTCATGACTAAAACCCACCACAGTAACATTGTGAGTAGCACACACAGAGAGCACACTGTTCCTACAGTACCGTAGTGTGTGTGCTTacaggacggctcatagtaaagGTTGGAACGGAGGGAATGGTATTAAACACATTCCATTGATTCTGCtccagcccatcctccccaaataaggtgccaccaacctcctgtggcttACACTGTTATAATCGCAGAAATCACACAGGACTGACCTCAAGCAAACCTCTCTCTTCGTCTGTCGGTTTACAGGACAACTCAGACTACCAACAGCACACGGACAACTTTGGGAAGGTAAATATTACTATTCAAATATATTCTGAAGAGGAAGTGGAGATGACAACATTCTGTTGTTGTAGATTATTCTGAACACAAGGGGGTGCAATTCCACTGCTCAGTACAACCATGGTGTGCTGTACATCTCAGTGAAAATAGTACCATAGTGTATTCAAATGTAATGATCAGAAAGATAAGttattttgtatttgtttaacaaAAGGTCTCTTTGGAACACCCACGTGAGCCTGCTTTCTGAGGAGTTACTTCCCCAGGCTTTCCAACTACTATGAGATGGCTGGGTTTCTGAGGCTAGGGTTTAGAACgggcccttcccctctctctcctcccctccatgttCTCCCCAGGGTCCTAAGGGCCACAGTCCATGGACAGGAGTTGGGATAGGTTTATATTAGGTTAGGTTTggattaggattaggggttaTGACTATAATAGTGTTTTGTCTCCCCAGGGTCCTAAGGGCCACAGTCCATGGACAGGAGTGTCCCAGTTCCTCCAGACTTCCCAGAAGATCATCCAGTTTGCCTCAGGACAGGAGGCCCAACCTGGGGACACCATCATCTACGTAGCCGGGGCCTTCGACCTCTTCCGTATCCTTATGTACcgctgtgtctgtgagagagaccgagacaaagggtgggtgtgtgtctgtgagagagaccgagacaaagggtggttgtgtgtctgtggagAGACCGAGACAAagggtggttgtgtgtctgtgagagagaccgagacaaagggtggttgtgtgtctgtgagagagaccgagacaaagggtggttgtgtgtctgtgagagagaccgagacaatgggtggttgtgtgtctgtgagagagaccgagacaaagggtggttgtgtgtctgtgagagagaccgagacaatgggtggttgtgtgtctgtgagagagaccgagacaaagggtggttgtgtgtctgtgagagagaccgagacaaatggtggttgtgtgtctgtgagagagaccgagacaaagggtggttgtctctctctgtgtgtgtctgtgtgtgattacCTTGACCACTCCTCCCCATCAGACATTGGTCATGTTGACTTCCTGGAGACGGTCTACAAACAGGCTGAGAGGCCTTACGTCATTGTGGGACTGCACTTTGACCAGGTATGTACACACaattaaacaaacacacacacatgttcagaAAACGCTGACCCCATCAGATTCAGGCAACATTTgcacaggcaacatttgcactgagctaaagggtagagctgccgctttcaagttgcgggactctaacccggaagcttataagaaatcctgctatgccctccgacgaaccatcaaacaggccaagcgccaatacagggctaagactgaatcaccggctccgacgctcgtcttatgtggcagggcttgcaaaatattacagactacaaagggaagcacagcggcgagctgcccagtgatacgagcctaccagacgagctaaatcacttctatgctcgcttcgaggcaagcaacactgaggcatgcatgagagcatcagctgttccggatgactgtgtgatcacgctctccgtagccgacgtgagtaagacctttaaacaggtcaacatacacaaggccacggggccagacggattaccaggacgtgtgctccgggcatgtgctgaccaactggcaggtgtcttcaaagacattttcaacatgtccctgattgagtctataataccaacatgtttcaagcagaccaccatagtccctgtgcccaagaacactaaggcaacctgcctaaatgactacagactcgtagcactcacgtccgtagccatgaagtgctttgaaaggctggtaatggctcacatcaacaccattatcccagaaaccctagagccACTAATTTCCATACcgctcaaacagatccacagatgatgcaatctctattgcactccacactgccctttttcacttggacaagaggaacacatgtgagaatgctgttcattgactacagctttagcgttcaacaccatagttccctctaagctcatcactaagctaaagaccatgggactgaacacctccctctgcaactggatcctggacttcctgatgggccgcaccccaggtggtgagggtaggtagcaacacatctgccacgctgatcttcaacactggagcccctcaggggtgcgtgctcagtcccctcctgtactccctgttcactcacaactgcgtggccaggtacgactccaacaccatcattaagtttgcagacgacacaacagtggtaggcctgatcacagacaacgacaagacggcctgaccgggtggtgccagaataacaacctatccctcaacgtgatcaagacaaaggagattattgtggactacaggaaaaggaggactgagcacgcccccattctcatcaacggggctgtagtggagcaggttgagagcttcaagttccttggtgtccacatcaccaacaaactagaatggtccaaacacaccaagaaagttgtgaagagggcacgacaaagcctattccccctcaggaaactaaaaagatttggcatgggtcctgagatcctcaaatgattctacagctgcaacatcgagagcatcctgaccggttgcatcactgcctggtacggcaactgctcggcctctgaccgcaaggcactatagagggtagtgcgtatggcccagtacgtcactggggctaagctgc includes the following:
- the LOC123723798 gene encoding ethanolamine-phosphate cytidylyltransferase; protein product: MIKNGHHTSNEQEIESGAKQGDLACSPEKRKRSVRVWCDGCYDMVHYGHSNQLRQAKAMGDYLIVGVHTDEEISKHKGPPVFTQAERYKMVQAIKWVDEIVEGAPYVTTLDTLDKYNSDFCVHGDDITLTVDGKDTYAEVKREGRYRECRRTQGVSTTDLVGRMLLMTKTHHSNIDNSDYQQHTDNFGKGPKGHSPWTGVSQFLQTSQKIIQFASGQEAQPGDTIIYVAGAFDLFHIGHVDFLETVYKQAERPYVIVGLHFDQEVNRYKGKNYPIMNIHERTLSVLACRYVSEVVIGAPYAVGKDLLDHFKVDLVCHGKTEVFPDRDTADPYAEPKKRGIFRTVDSGNGLTTDDIVQRIIKNRLQFEARNQKKEAKEIAVFEAMKRQAEGERAGDTAQAAQ